In the genome of Sulfolobales archaeon, the window AAGCTTGTTCTTTAAATAGAAGAAAGATAAGTTTGGCTAACATATTTAGCGATATATTAGGTAAATAATATGCTTATTATCAAAAATCATAAATAAAGCATTATTTAAGCTTTCTAACATATAATCTAGTTGGTGATATATATTGAAGAGTTACACAAATGAGGATCCAGAGATTTCGTATAAAGTAGATAAGGTGATAGATGCTAGAGGGATCATGTGTCCAGGACCAATATTAGTGCTTGCATCATCGCTAACGAACATGCCTCAAGGCTCTATAGTTATGGTGATCGCAAGAGATCCAGCATTTGAGGAGGATCTCAAATCATGGTCCGTATATACTGGGAACGAGATCCTCGATATAAAGAGGAGAGGTGAAGAAATAATAGCCATAATTAAAAAGAGGGGTGGGTAGCTTGACATCTATTGAAAAGCCAGCTGATATAGCTATTATAGTTAGATCTGATAGACCTGAAAGTGTGTATCCCGCATTCATCCTAGCTACCACCGCCTCTGCTATGGGTATGAAGGTGGAGATGTTCTTCACATTTTGGGGTCTTAAAGCTATAGTTAAGGGAGGTGCTGATGAAATTGAGAGAAATTTCTATGAGGAGCTAAGGAGTAAGGGAATGGAGCCTAAAGGAATACCAAGGCTACAGGATCTTATTTCGATTGCAAGAAGCTCGGAGAACATTAAGATGTATGCATGTTCCACAACGATAGAGGCGATGGGGATCTCGAAGGACTCTATTATAGAGGGATGCCCTATAGTTGGTGCCGCCTCCTTTCTAGCGAGGCATGGTAGAAGCGGGGCAAAGATCCTGATCTTCTAAGGATCTACACTTAAACCTAGCTATACATTCTATAATTCCCATAATATTTTAAAGATGAATTCCCTACAAATCTTTATTCTGGCTCCAAACAGATTAATCATAAATATTTTAGATCTATTTAATATTTATTACATATCTACTGAGGTTCGATTGTCGATGGGGGCTTAGAGGTTATGGAATATGCCACCATAACCACCTCTGGGATCTCCCTCGTTATTCTCCTAGAGATGCTATCAAGTATTTCATATTGAATCCTGGCCCAATCAGCTGTCATACCATCCTCACTTTCAACAGCTCTTATAATGATTATATAGCCCTCTTTTCTAGCATCCCCTGTTACACCAACCCACGTTCTATCGATGAGAACTGGGAATGCTTGCCACAGTCTATCATATATACCGGTTTTTCTAAGCTCCTCCTCAACTATTCTGGTAGCTTTTCTAAGTATTTTGAGTCTCTCCTCGGTAACCTCTCCAATTATCCTAACAGCTAGGCCTGGTCCTGGGAATGGATGTCTCTTGATGATCTCATCTGGAATCCCCAATGCCTTTCCAAGCTCTCTAACCTCATCTTTATATAGATATCTCAAAGGCTCTATCACAGACAACCCGAGATCCTCGGGTAACCCGCCTACGTTATGATGTGTTTTTATCCTTGCGGAGAGGGGTCTTGAACCGCTTTCTATAACATCAGGATATGTTGTGCCCTGTGCCAACCACTTTATACTAGGATCCTTCTTAACTATTTCTTTAAAAATCTCTGCGAATATCCTTCCTATTATCCTTCTCTTCTCCTCAGGATCTATGATCCCTTTCAACGCTGTTAGAAATCTCTCAGAAGCCTCTATAAATATAGGCTCA includes:
- a CDS encoding sulfurtransferase TusA family protein yields the protein MKSYTNEDPEISYKVDKVIDARGIMCPGPILVLASSLTNMPQGSIVMVIARDPAFEEDLKSWSVYTGNEILDIKRRGEEIIAIIKKRGG
- a CDS encoding DsrE/DsrF/DrsH-like family protein, translated to MTSIEKPADIAIIVRSDRPESVYPAFILATTASAMGMKVEMFFTFWGLKAIVKGGADEIERNFYEELRSKGMEPKGIPRLQDLISIARSSENIKMYACSTTIEAMGISKDSIIEGCPIVGAASFLARHGRSGAKILIF